The following proteins are encoded in a genomic region of Porphyrobacter sp. CACIAM 03H1:
- a CDS encoding SMP-30/gluconolactonase/LRE family protein, giving the protein MIAGLAAAWTAGALAAEETAPLIVEGSLELAATGYTFTEGPAWDGARLIFSDIPGDTVYVLTPGEGAPEVLYTPSANANGHTFDREGRLLNAEHGSGEITRRTSEGGRQTVAARYEGKRLNSPNDVVVRSDGLILFTDPPYGLGQRAAELAFSGVFALDEASGRMVLIDDALSRPNGLALSPDERVLYVGDTATQTLWAYDLAADGTASGKRLVADVTDESKPGRVDGVRVDTAGRVWFTCPGGICVVDPARGEVIERLATPKRATNLAWGGADLSELYITALTDVYRVRTRARGTGSSSR; this is encoded by the coding sequence ATGATCGCGGGGCTGGCGGCGGCATGGACGGCAGGCGCTCTCGCCGCCGAGGAGACCGCGCCGCTGATCGTCGAGGGCAGCCTCGAGCTTGCCGCTACCGGCTACACCTTCACCGAAGGCCCGGCATGGGACGGGGCGCGGCTGATCTTCAGCGACATTCCCGGCGACACAGTCTATGTCCTGACCCCCGGAGAGGGCGCGCCCGAGGTGCTTTACACCCCCAGCGCCAACGCCAACGGCCACACCTTCGACCGCGAGGGCAGGTTGCTCAACGCCGAACATGGCAGCGGCGAGATTACCCGCCGGACCAGCGAGGGCGGACGCCAGACCGTCGCCGCGCGCTATGAGGGCAAGCGCCTCAACAGCCCCAACGACGTGGTGGTGCGCAGCGACGGGCTGATCCTGTTTACCGATCCGCCCTATGGCCTCGGCCAGCGCGCGGCGGAGTTGGCCTTTTCGGGCGTCTTCGCGCTCGACGAGGCGAGCGGGCGGATGGTGCTGATCGACGATGCACTCTCGCGTCCCAACGGCCTCGCGCTCTCGCCCGACGAGCGGGTGCTCTATGTCGGCGACACCGCGACGCAGACGCTCTGGGCCTATGATCTCGCCGCCGATGGCACCGCCTCGGGCAAGCGGCTGGTCGCGGATGTGACCGACGAGAGCAAGCCGGGCCGCGTCGACGGGGTCAGGGTCGATACCGCAGGGCGGGTTTGGTTCACCTGCCCCGGCGGCATCTGCGTAGTCGATCCTGCGCGGGGCGAAGTGATCGAGCGCCTCGCCACGCCCAAACGCGCCACCAACCTCGCATGGGGCGGTGCGGACCTCTCGGAACTCTACATCACCGCGCTGACCGACGTTTACCGGGTCAGGACCCGTGCGCGCGGAACGGGCTCGTCGAGCCGCTAG